A DNA window from Nitrospira sp. contains the following coding sequences:
- a CDS encoding Biopolymer transport protein ExbB (MaGe:77309012) — translation MDSLKHVVDYGIIGLLLGLSLWSVAIAVERWLFYRNINAAHYPNAQVFEIALTKRLVIIGTVAANAPYIGLLGTVLGIMLTFHTMGTSGTMAVNTIMIGLSLALKATAVGLLVAIPCVVMNNILRRRVAELLTQYKVDHGSSAS, via the coding sequence ATGGACTCACTGAAACATGTCGTGGACTACGGCATCATCGGGCTGTTGCTCGGCCTGAGCCTCTGGTCGGTCGCCATTGCCGTTGAGCGCTGGCTTTTCTATCGCAACATCAACGCCGCGCACTATCCCAACGCCCAAGTATTTGAAATCGCCCTGACGAAGCGACTGGTGATCATCGGAACGGTGGCGGCCAACGCTCCCTACATTGGGTTACTGGGCACCGTTCTCGGCATCATGTTGACCTTCCACACGATGGGCACCTCCGGCACCATGGCGGTGAACACGATCATGATCGGATTGAGCCTCGCGTTGAAAGCGACCGCCGTAGGATTGCTCGTCGCAATCCCCTGCGTCGTCATGAATAACATTCTCCGGCGCCGGGTCGCCGAACTGCTGACCCAGTACAAGGTGGACCATGGATCGTCAGCAAGTTGA
- a CDS encoding Permease of the drug/metabolite transporter (DMT) superfamily (MaGe:77309002): MIPSSSRAAYGALVLAAVLWGGSIVAQKLALGAFSAVEASVLRDIGGLAILFATWWWQEGKLATFTASDLRTLFLLGLGVLGNHLLIMMGLKYVSGAVAGVIIGSAPVVTALLSAVMIQDVPFRSVWAGGLLSCAGVALVSIAGFQSAGEHPLLGGLLVFLGVVSWAFYSVGSRAVMDRISPLTVNWTTVLVATVLQIPLLWTDRKMLDAGVASVTMPDWLALGYLVIFATAVAQQAWLFGVQGIGPSRASILGNLTPVAAVALSALILHESVGLVEISGIVLILAGVWLVDRSTTMPIDSERSRN; this comes from the coding sequence GTGATCCCGTCGTCCAGCCGCGCGGCCTACGGAGCCCTTGTGCTTGCCGCCGTGCTATGGGGTGGGTCGATTGTCGCTCAAAAGCTGGCGCTGGGAGCCTTCTCTGCCGTCGAAGCGTCGGTGTTGCGCGATATCGGTGGGTTGGCGATTTTGTTCGCCACCTGGTGGTGGCAGGAGGGCAAGCTTGCCACATTTACGGCATCCGATTTGCGGACGCTTTTTCTGCTCGGACTTGGGGTGTTGGGCAATCATCTATTGATTATGATGGGGCTCAAGTATGTGAGCGGCGCGGTGGCGGGCGTCATCATCGGATCCGCTCCGGTCGTGACGGCGCTGCTGTCGGCGGTGATGATCCAGGATGTGCCGTTTCGATCAGTGTGGGCCGGAGGGTTGCTGTCTTGCGCCGGCGTTGCGCTCGTGTCGATTGCCGGATTTCAGTCGGCTGGCGAACATCCGTTGTTAGGCGGTCTGCTGGTGTTTCTCGGCGTCGTCAGTTGGGCGTTCTATAGTGTCGGCAGTCGTGCAGTGATGGATCGAATCTCGCCACTCACCGTGAATTGGACCACCGTGTTGGTGGCGACCGTGCTGCAGATTCCCCTCCTGTGGACGGATCGTAAAATGCTTGATGCCGGTGTGGCTTCGGTGACGATGCCGGATTGGCTGGCGCTCGGGTATCTTGTGATCTTCGCAACGGCTGTGGCTCAGCAGGCCTGGTTGTTTGGGGTGCAAGGCATCGGGCCCTCTCGGGCATCGATTCTCGGTAATCTCACGCCGGTGGCAGCAGTTGCCCTCTCGGCGCTCATTCTGCATGAGTCGGTCGGTTTAGTGGAAATCAGTGGGATTGTGCTGATCCTCGCCGGTGTCTGGCTAGTCGATCGCTCCACGACGATGCCGATCGATTCAGAGCGCTCAAGAAATTAG
- a CDS encoding hypothetical protein (Evidence 4 : Unknown function but conserved in other organisms; MaGe:77309007) has product MRKPNQITVDRALLLYVLYLAEPHGLLSDVKLQQLGFLCELQTFGKGFKGFHFEFFRFAYGAFSKDLDNDLMSLRRKERIENFTLSDQAKEEVIPLLLKNIEGVEPNEKVKEIIDAVMATYGPQDSGAITNSVEAVELSTPQDPEFKIPIRDIVFHTTLLVPHRIEAQAEFTLSPAVLSKLNIAMGY; this is encoded by the coding sequence ATGAGAAAGCCCAATCAGATTACGGTCGACCGCGCGCTCTTGCTCTATGTGCTCTATCTTGCCGAACCGCACGGTCTGTTGAGCGACGTCAAGTTACAGCAATTGGGCTTTCTGTGCGAGCTGCAAACGTTCGGGAAGGGCTTCAAGGGGTTTCATTTCGAGTTTTTCAGGTTTGCCTATGGTGCTTTTAGCAAGGACCTCGATAACGATTTGATGTCCCTGCGCCGGAAAGAGCGGATTGAAAACTTCACCCTCTCGGATCAGGCCAAAGAAGAAGTCATCCCTCTTTTGCTGAAGAACATCGAGGGCGTAGAGCCCAATGAAAAGGTGAAGGAGATCATCGACGCGGTGATGGCCACCTATGGCCCGCAGGACAGCGGGGCTATCACGAATTCCGTTGAAGCGGTCGAGCTGAGCACGCCTCAAGATCCCGAGTTCAAGATTCCCATCCGCGACATTGTCTTCCACACGACGCTGCTGGTTCCGCATCGCATTGAAGCCCAGGCGGAATTCACGCTCTCGCCAGCGGTTCTTTCCAAGCTCAACATTGCGATGGGGTATTAA
- a CDS encoding Thermostable carboxypeptidase 1 (MaGe:77309004) yields the protein MKTIAALEPLTSKLLEITRINSAAAVLSWDQETYMPAGGGEARAEQIAVLQGIAHDKLVAPDIERFLAATVDPATGQAIDQPGDLWDEPSRSLLRESWRDFSRAKKLPSDFVIRLSRETSLAQQVWAEAKERNNFRQFLPNLRTVLKLKREEAEYLGYRTSPYDALLDTYEPGSTIATLRPLFAQMKARLVPLLKRVTQSPNQIDDSILRHSYDQARQLEFGRLVLIAMGYDFERGRLDLSAHPFTTSFHPTDVRVTTRIHERELQSCLFSCIHEGGHGLYDQGLDQRYFGTPLGESVSLGIHESQSRMWENCVGRSRAFWQFFYPVLQQTFHHQLRGIDLEHFYAAINCVKPSLIRVEADELTYNLHIMLRFEIEQDLIEGRTQPDDLPGIWNQKMQDYLGITPKTDAEGVLQDVHWSFGAFGYFPTYTLGNLYSVQFFEQAKLEIPNLDDEIAAGQLLGLRRWLEQKIHRWGRMFTPDHLAQRVTGKSIDPEPFLTYLERKYSELYHV from the coding sequence GTGAAGACCATCGCAGCCCTTGAACCCCTGACCTCGAAGCTGTTGGAAATTACCCGGATCAACAGCGCGGCGGCGGTCTTGTCTTGGGATCAGGAAACGTATATGCCCGCCGGGGGCGGCGAAGCCCGCGCGGAACAGATCGCCGTACTGCAAGGCATCGCTCACGACAAACTCGTCGCCCCGGACATCGAACGGTTTCTCGCCGCCACGGTCGATCCGGCAACCGGGCAGGCCATCGATCAACCCGGCGATCTGTGGGACGAACCCTCGCGCTCGTTGCTTCGCGAAAGCTGGCGGGATTTCAGCCGCGCCAAAAAGCTTCCCTCCGATTTTGTAATCAGACTCAGCCGGGAAACCTCCCTGGCGCAGCAGGTCTGGGCCGAAGCGAAAGAACGGAATAACTTCCGTCAATTTCTCCCCAACCTCCGCACCGTGCTGAAGCTTAAACGGGAAGAGGCTGAATACCTCGGCTATCGGACCTCCCCCTACGATGCCTTGCTGGACACCTACGAACCTGGGTCCACCATCGCCACGCTCCGGCCCTTGTTTGCCCAGATGAAAGCGCGTCTCGTGCCGCTGCTCAAGCGCGTGACCCAGAGCCCGAATCAGATCGACGACAGCATTCTCCGGCATTCGTACGATCAAGCCCGGCAACTGGAATTCGGCCGGCTCGTCCTCATCGCCATGGGCTACGATTTCGAGCGCGGCAGGCTGGATCTCTCCGCCCACCCATTCACGACGTCGTTTCACCCCACCGACGTGCGCGTAACCACCCGCATTCATGAGCGCGAACTGCAATCCTGCCTCTTCAGTTGCATTCACGAAGGCGGCCACGGCCTCTACGATCAAGGGCTCGATCAGCGCTACTTCGGCACGCCGCTCGGCGAATCCGTGTCGCTCGGCATCCACGAAAGCCAGTCGCGCATGTGGGAAAACTGCGTGGGCCGTTCACGGGCGTTCTGGCAGTTTTTTTACCCAGTCCTGCAACAGACGTTTCACCACCAATTACGCGGCATCGACCTGGAACATTTCTATGCCGCAATCAATTGCGTGAAGCCCTCCCTCATCCGTGTCGAAGCCGACGAACTGACCTACAATCTGCACATCATGCTGCGCTTCGAAATCGAGCAGGATCTTATCGAAGGCCGCACACAACCGGACGATTTGCCGGGCATCTGGAATCAGAAAATGCAGGACTATCTCGGCATCACGCCCAAAACGGATGCCGAAGGCGTGCTGCAGGATGTTCACTGGTCGTTCGGCGCCTTCGGCTATTTCCCGACCTATACGCTGGGCAATCTCTATTCGGTCCAGTTCTTCGAGCAAGCCAAGCTGGAGATCCCCAACCTGGACGATGAGATCGCAGCCGGCCAACTGTTAGGACTGCGCCGCTGGCTGGAACAAAAGATCCATCGCTGGGGCCGCATGTTCACCCCGGACCACCTCGCTCAGCGTGTGACGGGAAAAAGCATCGATCCGGAACCCTTCTTGACCTATCTGGAAAGGAAATATAGCGAGCTCTACCACGTATAA
- a CDS encoding Biopolymer transport protein ExbD (MaGe:77309013), with protein MDRQQVDQINVIPLVDVMLVLLVIVLTTATFISTGQIPVNLAKAKSASDRKDVPLVITLTSEGHLFLNDKPIPDGGLPSALGGESRDAAVVVRADKVTVLERFVALVDEVRGLGFQQVSLEVIRL; from the coding sequence ATGGATCGTCAGCAAGTTGATCAGATCAACGTCATCCCGCTCGTAGACGTCATGCTCGTGCTCTTGGTGATCGTCCTGACGACCGCCACCTTCATCAGCACCGGACAAATCCCCGTCAATCTGGCCAAAGCGAAATCGGCCAGCGACCGCAAAGATGTGCCTCTCGTCATTACGCTCACATCGGAAGGGCATCTGTTCCTGAACGACAAACCCATACCGGATGGCGGCTTGCCCTCGGCGCTCGGCGGGGAATCGCGCGACGCGGCGGTCGTCGTTCGGGCGGATAAAGTGACGGTGCTCGAACGCTTCGTCGCCCTCGTCGATGAAGTGCGCGGACTCGGCTTTCAGCAGGTCAGTCTTGAGGTCATCCGGTTGTGA
- a CDS encoding Response regulator (MaGe:77309006): MPTILLISDDTLLRDSIRQSIKRCGTTVLGVPNTREILYQPGARQVFGYDLIVAEVRSGDHDGLSRLVLFRNLHPNTPFIAVTRENEEAGLAYGGSAARALRAWLVPVTSDCLSGLTDTAMRALTGEWPPLPEAHAR; this comes from the coding sequence ATGCCCACCATTTTGCTTATTAGTGACGACACCCTGCTCCGAGATTCCATCCGGCAGTCCATCAAAAGATGCGGAACTACTGTGCTGGGTGTCCCGAATACTCGAGAGATTTTGTACCAACCCGGAGCGCGACAGGTATTCGGATATGATCTTATCGTCGCGGAAGTGCGTTCCGGAGATCATGACGGGCTCTCGCGGCTCGTGCTATTTCGCAACCTACATCCCAATACGCCCTTCATCGCGGTGACTCGTGAAAACGAGGAAGCCGGGCTGGCATATGGCGGATCTGCGGCTCGCGCCCTGCGCGCCTGGCTCGTTCCCGTCACTTCCGATTGCCTGTCAGGATTAACCGATACGGCTATGCGCGCATTGACCGGCGAATGGCCTCCGCTGCCGGAAGCGCACGCGCGCTGA
- a CDS encoding Methyltransferase (MaGe:77309003), which produces MKTLVAPEIEAYAQAQSMPESDVARALREETQRTMAYAQMLVGPLEGAFLKMMAQLVGARRVLEIGMFTGYSALCFAEALPDDGQVITCEIDASSAALGRKHFANSVHGKKIEIRLGPALETMRALAGPFDVIFIDADKGNYLNYYRRALDLLSPTGVMLIDNVLWDGDVLLQPPPDEKTAAIQELNRTVAGDPRVTSVLVTIRDGVLVIRKKGEVS; this is translated from the coding sequence ATGAAGACTCTCGTTGCTCCTGAAATCGAAGCCTATGCGCAGGCGCAGTCCATGCCCGAGTCCGACGTGGCTCGCGCGCTCCGCGAAGAAACGCAGCGGACGATGGCGTATGCCCAGATGCTGGTTGGGCCGTTGGAAGGGGCTTTTCTCAAGATGATGGCGCAGTTGGTGGGCGCGAGGCGCGTGCTGGAGATCGGCATGTTCACCGGCTACAGTGCGCTCTGTTTCGCGGAGGCTCTGCCCGACGATGGTCAGGTGATTACCTGCGAAATCGACGCATCTTCTGCGGCGCTGGGGCGGAAGCATTTCGCCAACAGCGTCCATGGCAAGAAGATCGAGATCCGTCTCGGTCCGGCGTTGGAGACCATGCGAGCGCTGGCCGGTCCATTCGATGTCATCTTCATCGATGCCGACAAGGGGAATTACCTGAACTATTATCGCCGGGCGCTCGATCTGCTGTCGCCCACCGGCGTGATGCTGATCGACAATGTGTTGTGGGACGGCGATGTGCTGCTGCAGCCGCCGCCCGATGAGAAGACGGCGGCGATTCAGGAACTCAATCGGACGGTGGCCGGCGATCCGCGCGTGACCTCTGTATTGGTGACGATCCGCGACGGTGTCTTGGTGATTCGGAAGAAGGGGGAGGTGTCGTGA
- a CDS encoding Ferric uptake regulation protein (MaGe:77309008) yields MPKHVKEMEALKAHLGKHQLKYTRQRELILEAFLQQEHITAEEMYHQLAKKDPHLGLATIYRTLNLFCEAGLAQARHFGTQTQYDNISHKGHHDHLICTDCGKIVEFENCEIEKLQQEVATRNGFTISTHRLELYGLCGRCRH; encoded by the coding sequence ATGCCCAAGCATGTAAAAGAGATGGAAGCGCTCAAAGCGCATCTCGGCAAACATCAGCTGAAATACACCCGCCAGCGCGAGCTCATTCTCGAGGCCTTTCTCCAGCAGGAACATATCACCGCTGAAGAGATGTACCATCAGCTGGCGAAAAAGGACCCGCATCTGGGGCTTGCGACCATCTATCGCACGCTCAACCTGTTTTGCGAAGCCGGCCTGGCGCAGGCGCGCCATTTCGGCACGCAAACGCAATACGACAACATCTCCCACAAAGGCCACCACGACCATCTGATCTGCACCGACTGCGGCAAGATCGTGGAATTCGAAAACTGCGAGATCGAAAAGCTTCAGCAGGAAGTCGCCACCCGGAACGGCTTCACCATCTCGACCCACCGCCTTGAGCTCTACGGCCTCTGCGGGCGCTGCCGCCATTGA
- a CDS encoding Spermidine/putrescine import ATP-binding protein PotA (MaGe:77309011), translated as MSTETAQGLSQPNLYQPASNVLELRSVACAYETGHPAIRNISLAAREGEILCLLGPSGCGKTTILRAIAGFEPVRSGELFLSGRLVSHANLTVPTEERRVGMVFQEYALFPHLRVADNIAFGLQHLSRGDRKCQVQEMLALTGLEGFDRRYPHELSGGQQQRVALARALVQNPVILLLDEPFSNLDPDMAGRMRQDLHALLRRTKTTTLLVTHDHEEAFAMADRIAVLNQGALEQLDTPESIYHMPASPFVADFVGQADFIQGEIRDGMIHTELGEFPNTHPSAEGTAVLVMIRPDDIHLTPAKGAGARIEARQFRGSENLYTISLPSGQRIHSSESSTSVYQAGTAVELQIMATHTVVFPAPSAKP; from the coding sequence ATGTCCACTGAAACAGCGCAGGGCCTCAGCCAACCGAACCTCTATCAGCCCGCCTCCAATGTGCTGGAACTGCGATCCGTCGCCTGCGCCTATGAAACCGGGCACCCGGCGATCCGCAATATTTCGCTGGCGGCGCGCGAAGGAGAAATCCTCTGTTTGCTGGGCCCGTCCGGTTGCGGGAAGACCACCATTCTCAGGGCGATTGCCGGATTCGAACCGGTTCGATCTGGCGAACTGTTTCTTTCTGGACGCCTGGTCTCACACGCCAACCTCACGGTCCCAACCGAAGAACGGCGCGTCGGCATGGTCTTTCAGGAGTACGCGCTATTCCCCCATCTGCGCGTGGCGGACAATATCGCCTTTGGACTCCAGCATCTGTCGCGAGGCGACCGCAAGTGCCAGGTTCAAGAAATGCTCGCCCTCACCGGGTTGGAAGGATTCGACCGCCGCTATCCGCATGAACTATCCGGCGGGCAACAGCAGCGTGTCGCACTGGCGCGGGCGCTGGTTCAAAACCCCGTCATTCTCCTGTTGGATGAGCCCTTCAGCAATCTGGATCCCGACATGGCAGGCAGGATGCGCCAAGACCTCCACGCGCTGCTGCGCCGCACAAAGACCACCACTCTGCTTGTTACGCACGATCACGAAGAAGCCTTTGCGATGGCCGACCGGATCGCGGTGCTCAATCAGGGGGCGCTAGAACAACTGGATACCCCGGAATCGATCTACCACATGCCTGCCAGCCCATTCGTCGCGGATTTCGTGGGACAGGCCGACTTTATCCAGGGTGAAATTCGAGACGGCATGATCCATACGGAACTGGGAGAGTTTCCCAATACACATCCCAGCGCGGAAGGCACCGCCGTCCTGGTCATGATCCGGCCTGACGATATCCACCTGACACCCGCCAAAGGGGCCGGTGCCCGCATTGAAGCGCGCCAGTTCCGAGGCTCTGAGAATCTCTACACGATCAGCCTGCCCTCGGGGCAACGGATCCATAGTAGCGAAAGTTCGACCAGTGTGTATCAGGCAGGAACCGCCGTTGAGCTTCAGATTATGGCGACCCACACCGTGGTCTTTCCGGCTCCCTCCGCGAAGCCGTAG
- a CDS encoding hypothetical protein (Evidence 5 : Unknown function; MaGe:77309015), with protein sequence MAWPWVAEGAILRGLAQRRVRASDVSRLGPEPVRPVPHEAAWVGLVATGVVLRRQAMETVVSVQPEVSWVGPVAAGVVSGRWGLEPVEVVPLEAS encoded by the coding sequence ATGGCATGGCCGTGGGTGGCTGAGGGCGCGATTCTTCGCGGGTTGGCTCAGAGGCGGGTTCGGGCTTCGGATGTGTCGAGGCTTGGACCGGAGCCGGTGAGGCCGGTTCCGCATGAGGCTGCGTGGGTTGGACTGGTGGCGACGGGAGTGGTGTTGCGACGACAGGCGATGGAGACGGTGGTGTCGGTTCAGCCTGAGGTTTCGTGGGTTGGACCGGTGGCGGCGGGAGTGGTGTCGGGACGATGGGGGCTGGAGCCGGTGGAGGTGGTTCCGCTTGAGGCTTCGTAG
- a CDS encoding Ferric iron ABC transporter, permease protein (MaGe:77309010), protein MTTLRQQLASPLQLAALATAGLILLPLGYVSILALSADPAVWSRLWATRIPELLFNTITLAGAVALLTLILGVSTAWLVVRFDFPGRRVWEAALILPLAMPTYVLAYVYTYLLGFGGPAERLWQLWAGPQARIVSPHSFWGTTLVMALDTFPFVYLLTRSALLSLNVSFEEVSRACGVSRLMTLWRVTLPLMRPSIAAGIALVILYVVSDFGAVSLLRYQTLTYAVFQQMTGRSDNTAASILSVLLVVLALLFLITERWFRQRSRFYQTAGRYRPPQRVRCSWLGTASITAFMSLIVAVSFGIPAYLLVTWSLSPEAQAILDSRFYGFIWNSALLATAAATVGVIVGLPLAYLASRRPTALTIGCLQAAYAGYVLPGPVAALAVLVLSLKIAPVLYGTAILLIIAYVIHFLPAGLQSLEPALQQITPNLEEAARTLGLGVRETWRRVTLPLIRNGFVVAWVLMFLQTMKELPATLLLRPVGFDTLAIRVWLEASEEYFQLAAPAALLIVLLSLPALFLLVSKDWRAA, encoded by the coding sequence GTGACCACCCTTCGCCAGCAGCTCGCGTCTCCGCTGCAACTGGCCGCGCTCGCCACCGCTGGGCTAATTCTGCTCCCCCTCGGCTATGTCTCGATCCTCGCGCTATCGGCGGACCCAGCCGTCTGGTCCCGTCTGTGGGCAACGCGAATTCCAGAATTACTGTTCAATACCATTACCCTCGCAGGAGCTGTCGCCCTCCTCACCTTGATCCTGGGCGTCTCCACGGCCTGGCTGGTCGTTCGGTTCGACTTTCCCGGGCGCCGCGTCTGGGAAGCCGCATTGATTCTCCCCCTGGCCATGCCCACCTACGTCCTGGCATACGTCTATACCTATCTCCTGGGATTCGGCGGGCCGGCTGAGCGCCTCTGGCAACTCTGGGCCGGACCGCAAGCCCGCATTGTGTCACCGCACAGCTTTTGGGGCACGACGCTGGTCATGGCTCTGGACACCTTTCCTTTCGTCTACTTGCTCACTCGCAGCGCCCTGCTCAGCCTGAACGTCTCGTTCGAGGAGGTATCGAGAGCCTGCGGGGTCTCTCGTCTGATGACGCTCTGGCGTGTCACCCTCCCTCTGATGCGTCCTTCCATCGCCGCAGGAATAGCGCTGGTCATCCTCTATGTGGTTTCCGATTTTGGCGCAGTCTCGCTGCTGCGCTATCAGACGCTCACTTATGCCGTGTTCCAACAGATGACCGGGCGTTCCGATAACACCGCCGCGAGCATCCTCAGTGTCTTGCTCGTCGTGCTGGCCCTGCTGTTCCTCATCACGGAGCGCTGGTTCCGCCAGCGCAGCCGCTTCTATCAGACCGCTGGCCGCTATCGCCCGCCGCAGCGCGTGCGCTGCTCTTGGCTTGGAACAGCTTCGATCACCGCGTTCATGAGCCTGATCGTCGCCGTATCGTTCGGCATTCCCGCCTACTTGCTGGTCACCTGGAGCCTCTCCCCCGAAGCGCAAGCCATTCTCGACAGCCGATTCTACGGCTTCATTTGGAATAGCGCGCTACTGGCAACCGCGGCCGCAACGGTCGGCGTGATCGTCGGCCTCCCCCTGGCTTATCTGGCAAGCCGGCGCCCCACGGCTCTGACAATCGGCTGCCTCCAGGCCGCCTATGCCGGTTATGTACTACCGGGACCGGTCGCCGCGCTCGCCGTGCTGGTGCTCAGCCTGAAGATCGCTCCAGTGCTGTATGGAACGGCCATCCTGTTGATCATTGCCTACGTGATCCACTTTCTTCCCGCTGGGCTCCAATCGCTGGAGCCGGCCCTGCAACAGATCACCCCGAATCTCGAAGAAGCCGCCCGCACACTTGGACTGGGCGTCCGTGAAACCTGGCGCCGCGTGACCCTGCCGCTGATCCGCAACGGCTTTGTCGTCGCCTGGGTCCTCATGTTTCTTCAGACCATGAAAGAACTGCCGGCCACATTGCTCCTGCGCCCGGTCGGATTCGATACGCTGGCCATTCGCGTCTGGCTGGAAGCGAGCGAGGAATATTTTCAATTAGCGGCGCCAGCAGCCCTGCTCATCGTGCTCCTGAGCCTGCCGGCCTTGTTCCTCTTAGTGTCAAAAGATTGGAGGGCCGCGTAA
- a CDS encoding hypothetical protein (Evidence 5 : Unknown function; MaGe:77309005), whose translation MISGTHFRDDKIISEYLSRSGLVQNLSSIRDTQHSSSASFDGLPDGISEQGVVTNKQNGGHGIAPAYSVRGGDGYVDQAGMRWRSHPV comes from the coding sequence ATGATCTCCGGAACGCACTTCCGCGACGATAAGATCATATCCGAATACCTGTCGCGCTCCGGGTTGGTACAAAATCTCTCGAGTATTCGGGACACCCAGCACAGTAGTTCCGCATCTTTTGATGGACTGCCGGATGGAATCTCGGAGCAGGGTGTCGTCACTAATAAGCAAAATGGTGGGCATGGGATTGCTCCTGCTTATTCGGTGAGGGGCGGCGACGGCTATGTCGATCAGGCCGGCATGCGGTGGCGATCGCATCCGGTCTAG
- a CDS encoding Ferric iron ABC transporter, iron-binding protein (MaGe:77309009): protein MTIHVEQLRPLAARIHRRFMPGLLTLLLVLSSVLAPFASSFAADKLVVYSGRAERLIKPVLDAFTAKTGIQVDLLSSGTTELVNRLKAEGDRTPADLLLTNDAGSLELARGAGLLRPLNMREVERAIPPQFRAADNSWVGLSGRFWIIAYNTTLVKPDQIGSLLDLAQPQWKDKIAIPNSGSEYLQAGVSVIRASHGDERTKKFLEGLRDNAGSQVYQKSSQIVDAVAKGQVALGIVNHYYVYRHLATQPTAPLAVLMPDQKDGAMGAIMNVTGIGITKSSTHAENAKLLIEFLISQAGQKMFADLDKEYPLHQDVKADPALVDRKSFHAAMVPLTRLAELREPTLTLIEQVGLR from the coding sequence ATGACAATTCACGTGGAACAGCTTCGCCCTCTCGCAGCACGGATTCACCGCCGGTTCATGCCGGGATTGCTCACGCTCCTTCTCGTGCTCAGTTCAGTCTTGGCGCCGTTCGCCTCGTCCTTTGCCGCCGACAAACTGGTGGTCTATTCAGGCCGGGCGGAACGACTCATTAAACCGGTGCTCGATGCGTTTACCGCCAAGACCGGCATTCAGGTCGATCTGCTTTCATCTGGAACGACCGAACTGGTGAACCGCTTGAAGGCGGAAGGCGATCGAACTCCCGCCGACCTTCTTTTGACCAACGATGCCGGGAGCCTTGAACTCGCGCGCGGAGCCGGGCTCTTGCGACCGCTCAACATGCGCGAGGTCGAGCGGGCCATTCCTCCGCAGTTCCGCGCAGCGGATAACAGTTGGGTGGGGCTTTCCGGGCGCTTCTGGATCATTGCGTACAACACGACCCTGGTCAAACCCGATCAGATCGGCTCACTGCTCGATCTGGCCCAACCGCAATGGAAAGACAAGATTGCCATCCCCAATTCAGGCAGTGAATACCTTCAGGCCGGCGTCTCGGTCATCCGCGCCAGCCATGGCGACGAACGCACCAAGAAATTCCTGGAAGGCCTGCGCGACAATGCCGGCTCACAGGTCTATCAAAAAAGCTCCCAGATTGTGGATGCCGTGGCCAAGGGACAGGTCGCGCTGGGCATCGTGAACCATTATTACGTCTATCGGCATCTCGCCACACAACCCACGGCTCCATTGGCCGTCCTGATGCCGGACCAGAAAGATGGCGCGATGGGCGCGATCATGAATGTCACGGGTATCGGCATCACCAAATCGAGCACCCATGCCGAGAATGCCAAGCTCTTGATTGAATTTCTCATCTCGCAAGCCGGGCAAAAGATGTTTGCCGACCTGGATAAGGAATATCCATTACATCAGGATGTAAAGGCAGACCCGGCACTGGTCGATCGCAAGAGCTTCCACGCGGCCATGGTGCCGCTGACACGATTAGCCGAGCTCCGCGAGCCGACCCTCACGCTCATTGAACAAGTGGGCCTCCGCTAA
- a CDS encoding hypothetical protein (Evidence 5 : Unknown function; MaGe:77309016), with protein sequence MSSRAQSLAGVGALRESAQVLAEVRLILNVWPLHWAVRPLMAVRGGQLRVELRPRASRVRLF encoded by the coding sequence TTGTCATCGCGGGCGCAGTCGCTGGCTGGTGTGGGGGCTCTACGTGAGTCTGCGCAGGTTCTGGCGGAGGTGAGACTGATTCTGAATGTTTGGCCGTTGCACTGGGCGGTGCGGCCACTGATGGCGGTTCGTGGGGGGCAATTGCGTGTGGAGTTGCGGCCGCGGGCGTCGAGGGTGAGATTGTTTTAG